The genomic stretch GTTTCTGCTGCCGCGGTTGTTTCCATTTCGACTAGCCGATTCTCAGCGTCCCACGTGTATACCCACCGACCGTCATTTTCAAGGTTGCCGTCCTCGTCGTAAACGGGGGCGAGGGTCGCGGGATCATACCAGAAGTGGCTGGAGTGCTGGCATACCCACTTCCTTGGCGGCGGTGTGAGCCCGGGCGGAGCCGTAAAAGCCCCCTACGTCCGGAAGCGCAAGGCTCTGGTACTCCAGCTCCGCCGCCCGATGAATCAGAATCTCCGGTTGACTCGCCCCGCGGAGAAACGAGAAGGCGGACGTCCCATTGAATTCTGAAAAGTTTGGCAGGGAGCGAGGCACGACCGGTCACCGTGCCCAATTTTTTTAATGTTCAAGCGAACAGATTGATCCGCCTTCCGAATCTCAAAAAACCTCGCCCTTTACTGGGGGCTCACGCGGCTTGGGGTGCGGCCCGGGCCTGCCGGGGTATAGGGGCGGCTTCGCCCCTGTCTGAGCGAGCACCACAGGGTGGTGGAGGGATGGCAATCCGTGCTGGCGAGAACTTCTGTCTTGAATTCAAATTTGAAAACGGAATTTATGAATAGATCTAGTGGCGATGAGTTTCACGGCACTTCCCGACATCGGGCGCTATGGCGCGCCCGACTTGGACAAGGGCCTCGATATTCTGGAGTCCTTGTTGCGAAAGATGGCACCGCGCTTTCGGGAGGTGAAGGGTGAGGGCATATGGACTATAGTGAAAGCGTGCCGTCGCCTGCCGAGATGCTGCCGGCCTGAGTCCTTTGCGTCATGAACGACCTCACCATCATGCTGCGTCAGCCGGGGAACTCGGCGGAACTACTCGCAACCGTGTACGAGGAGCTGCGCCGGCTCGCCGCGGCGCGAATGGCGCGCGAGTCCGCCGGGCAGACGCTCCAGGCGACCGCGCTGGTGCACGAGGCGTGGCTGCAACTCGTCGGTGAAGGCGACCGGTCCTGGGAAAGCCGCGCGCACTTTTTCGGCGCGGCGGCGCACGCGATGCGGCGCATCCTGGTGGATAAGGCGCGCCGCAAGGCCCGCGTGAAACGAGGTGCCGGCAGCGTGCGCGTCGACCTTACCGACGTGGACGTGGCGGAGTTCACACCGGACGGCGACGTATTGCTGATCAACGAGGCCTTGGAAAAGCTCGAACTCGAAGATCCCGACCAAGCCCGCATCGTGGTGCTGAAGTTTTTCGGCGGCCTGACCAACGAGGAAGTCGCGCAGACGCTCGGCATCGGCGAGCGCACGGTCTATCGCCAATGGGTCTGTGCCAAGGCCCGCCTGTTCCGCTGGGTGCGGGCGGAAGGATGATTTTCTTGGCAGGATTTTCCCCGCGATGGCGCGTGTGCTTTCAAACGGGTTTTACATGACAGCCGAGAAACAATTGGAGGATGCGGTATTCTTCGCGGCCCTGCACGTGCCGGACGCGGCGCAGCGCCGGGTCTTCCTCGACCAGGCGTGCATGGACAACCCGGAACTGCGGGCGGTGGTCGAGGAAATGCTCGCGGCGCAGGAGGATGCCGACCGCTTGATCGACCGCGGCTACTCGGCGATCGCGCGGAGTGCGGACGAGATCCGCGAGATCCCGCCTGCCGAGTTCGCGGTGAATGGTGTGCTGGTGGACGAGCGGATCGGAAAGACCATCGGGCGCTACACGATCCTGGAGAACCTCGGCGAAGGGGGGTGCGGCAACGTCTATCTGGCAGAGCAGGAGGAGCCGGTGAAACGGCGGGTGGCAATGAAGGTCATAAAGCTGGGCATGGATACTCGCAGCGTGATCGCGCGATTCGATGCCGAACGGCAGGCGTTGGCGATGATGGATCACCCGAACATTGCGCGGGTGCTGGATGCCGGCGCGACCGACACCGGACGGCCTTATTTCGTACTCGAGCTTGTGCATGGCACGCGGATCACCGACTTCTGCAACTCGAACCGCTGCGACCTCCGCCAGCGGCTGGAGCTTTTCATCCAGGTCTGCAAGGCGATCCAGCACGCGCACCAGAAGGGCATCATCCATCGCGACATCAAGCCGTCGAACGTGCTGGTGGCGATGCACGACGGCGTGCCGGTGCCCAAGGTCATCGACTTCGGCATCGCCAAGGCGATCGAGGGCCGCCTGACCGACGAGACGCTGCACACGCAGCACGAGCAGCTTCTCGGCACCCCCGCCTACATGAGTCCGGAGCAGGCGCAACTCGGGCGGCTGGATGTGGATACGCGCAGCGACGTGTACAGCCTCGGCGTGTTGCTCTACGAACTGATGGCCGGCCGCCCGCCCTTCGAAGGCCAGGAACTCTCCAAGGTCGGCGCGGAGGAAATGCGCCGGATCCTGCGCGAACGCGAGCCGCAAAGGCCGTCGGTGCTGCTGGCAAGTCTGGACGCGGAGGCCTTGAAAGCGGCGGCGGAGGAACGGCGGGGCGAGCCTGCCCGCTTGCTCTCGCAGGTAAGAGGAGACCTCGACTGGATCGTGGTGAAGGCGCTCGAAAAGGACCGCGCCCGCCGCTACGACACGGCGAACGGGCTGGCGATGGACGTGCAGCGCTTTCTCCGCGACGAGCCGATCACGGCGCGTCCGCCGGGCCGGCTTTATCTGTTAGGGAAGCTTTTGCGCCGCCACGCGGTCTTCTTTGCCGCGGGGACGCTGGTCATGCTCGTGCTAGCTGGCGGCCTGGGTGCCTCGACATGGCTGTATTTCAAGGCGAAGCGGGCGCGCGAGGTGGCCGAGCGGGCGCTGGCCAATGAGGAGGTCCTGCGCAAGGAGGCCGAGTCCCGCGAGAATCTGACCAACGCGGTGATCCTCTTGCGACAAGGCGATCACGAAGGCGCGGCCAAGGCTGTCGCTGCCATGAAGGACCGCCCGCGCCAGCCGAGTCTCGATGGGGTGACTGCCCTGCGTTCCGTCGGCGAATGGCTGGCAATCCAAGGACGATG from Luteolibacter arcticus encodes the following:
- a CDS encoding ECF-type sigma factor, whose product is MNDLTIMLRQPGNSAELLATVYEELRRLAAARMARESAGQTLQATALVHEAWLQLVGEGDRSWESRAHFFGAAAHAMRRILVDKARRKARVKRGAGSVRVDLTDVDVAEFTPDGDVLLINEALEKLELEDPDQARIVVLKFFGGLTNEEVAQTLGIGERTVYRQWVCAKARLFRWVRAEG
- a CDS encoding serine/threonine protein kinase, whose product is MTAEKQLEDAVFFAALHVPDAAQRRVFLDQACMDNPELRAVVEEMLAAQEDADRLIDRGYSAIARSADEIREIPPAEFAVNGVLVDERIGKTIGRYTILENLGEGGCGNVYLAEQEEPVKRRVAMKVIKLGMDTRSVIARFDAERQALAMMDHPNIARVLDAGATDTGRPYFVLELVHGTRITDFCNSNRCDLRQRLELFIQVCKAIQHAHQKGIIHRDIKPSNVLVAMHDGVPVPKVIDFGIAKAIEGRLTDETLHTQHEQLLGTPAYMSPEQAQLGRLDVDTRSDVYSLGVLLYELMAGRPPFEGQELSKVGAEEMRRILREREPQRPSVLLASLDAEALKAAAEERRGEPARLLSQVRGDLDWIVVKALEKDRARRYDTANGLAMDVQRFLRDEPITARPPGRLYLLGKLLRRHAVFFAAGTLVMLVLAGGLGASTWLYFKAKRAREVAERALANEEVLRKEAESRENLTNAVILLRQGDHEGAAKAVAAMKDRPRQPSLDGVTALRSVGEWLAIQGRWEEASERFLWLLEIDKLDPWGPVTLDTQACGVVLVESRDGALYRQFCEDAITAVQASSTNGDAVSRVLKTCLLLPPDARLNELLQPLGETSETWFATLPANQKYQWALIPLSLWHFRQGEYSMLVEIARPLADRPSGNDALVPTVQAILAMALWNQGEQDQARALLARVREAVDRHFAVPVKVGDMRRGLWYDWLFARIMMREATMLIGEE